The Methanobacterium formicicum genome window below encodes:
- a CDS encoding adenylate kinase, with protein sequence MKVVVVAGIPGSGSTTVLQHALKETDYVHLNYGDVMLEIAMEMELVEDRDSIRRLPPETQKEIQRKAAETIRIRAEESNTIVDTHCTIKTPSGFLPGLPKWVLEALQPDMFILIEADGDEILLRRVSDTTRTRDMERLQDINLHQEMNRATAMAYAVYTGATVKIIENHNDLLESSVEEMKKALK encoded by the coding sequence ATGAAAGTTGTTGTCGTTGCAGGAATACCCGGATCAGGAAGCACCACCGTGCTTCAACATGCTTTAAAGGAAACAGACTATGTCCACCTGAATTATGGGGACGTTATGCTGGAAATAGCCATGGAAATGGAGCTGGTTGAAGATCGGGATTCCATACGCAGACTCCCCCCTGAAACACAGAAGGAAATTCAAAGAAAAGCAGCAGAAACCATACGAATCAGGGCGGAGGAATCCAACACCATTGTAGACACCCATTGCACCATTAAAACACCTTCTGGTTTCCTACCAGGACTGCCAAAATGGGTCCTGGAGGCACTGCAGCCCGATATGTTCATACTCATTGAGGCTGACGGTGATGAAATACTCCTGCGTCGGGTAAGTGACACCACCCGAACCAGGGACATGGAACGGTTACAGGACATCAACCTGCACCAGGAAATGAACCGGGCCACCGCCATGGCCTACGCAGTATACACTGGAGCCACCGTCAAGATCATTGAAAATCACAACGACCTTCTAGAAAGTTCAGTTGAGGAAATGAAAAAAGCATTAAAATAG
- a CDS encoding 4Fe-4S dicluster domain-containing protein, translated as MVKITVDQEKCEGADCAECVDVCPMEVLILDGEKVVVRNTEDCSLCEVCMDVCPNEAVKVEDE; from the coding sequence ATGGTTAAAATAACAGTAGACCAGGAAAAATGTGAAGGAGCAGACTGCGCTGAATGTGTGGATGTATGTCCCATGGAAGTGCTCATACTGGACGGAGAAAAAGTTGTAGTACGAAACACTGAAGACTGCAGCTTATGCGAAGTCTGTATGGACGTATGCCCCAACGAGGCAGTAAAGGTTGAAGATGAATAA
- a CDS encoding DNA-directed RNA polymerase subunit D gives MEIEINNQDNNQMVFTVEGADVSLVNALRRICMVEVPTLAIETVEFLKNDARIFDEALAHRLGMVPISTDLESLVLASECDCDDHCPRCSVSLVLKGKGPKTLYSGDLKSEDPNLKPVLDTIPLVKLKEGEEVELEAIAQLGQGKEHAKWQPTTTCAYKNYPQITIDGDKCESCLQCVQECPRNVLEFDEEKNQIKVVDLENCSMCRTCMKDCPNQAINVEIVEDKFIFRIETDGSLSPTQVLSRACDMLSEKADKIVTFCEEGGS, from the coding sequence ATGGAGATAGAAATTAATAACCAGGACAACAACCAGATGGTCTTCACTGTGGAAGGTGCCGACGTCAGCCTGGTTAATGCCCTGCGCCGGATCTGTATGGTGGAAGTTCCCACATTAGCCATTGAAACTGTGGAGTTCTTAAAAAACGATGCACGTATATTCGACGAAGCATTGGCCCACCGACTAGGAATGGTACCTATCAGCACCGACCTGGAATCACTGGTACTGGCATCAGAATGTGACTGTGACGATCACTGCCCTCGCTGCAGTGTATCCCTGGTCCTCAAGGGAAAAGGACCAAAGACACTCTACTCCGGGGATCTTAAATCGGAAGACCCCAATTTAAAACCTGTACTGGACACCATTCCACTGGTAAAACTCAAAGAAGGAGAAGAAGTGGAACTGGAAGCCATAGCACAGTTAGGACAGGGTAAGGAACACGCCAAATGGCAACCCACCACCACCTGTGCCTACAAAAACTATCCCCAGATCACCATTGACGGGGATAAATGTGAATCATGCCTCCAGTGTGTGCAGGAATGTCCCCGCAATGTCCTGGAATTTGATGAAGAAAAGAACCAGATAAAAGTGGTGGACCTGGAAAACTGTTCCATGTGCCGAACCTGCATGAAGGACTGTCCCAACCAGGCCATTAACGTGGAAATCGTGGAGGACAAATTCATATTCCGCATTGAAACCGATGGTTCACTATCTCCCACACAAGTACTCTCTCGCGCATGCGACATGTTATCAGAAAAAGCTGATAAAATTGTCACTTTTTGTGAAGAAGGAGGAAGTTAA
- the rpsB gene encoding 30S ribosomal protein S2 — MSELLIPLDKYLAAGLHIGTQQKTKDMERYIYRVRADGLYVLDVRKTNDRIVSAAKFLAKFDPEDILAVSTRQYGQTPVRRFGELTGSQTIPGRFIPGTLTNPNYAKFLEPKVLMVTDPRSDSQAIIEAKQNGIPVVALCDTENLLGNVDIVIPVNNKGRKAIALVYWLLARQILREREVLAPEEDLDIPPSEFELKI; from the coding sequence TTGTCAGAACTATTAATTCCATTGGACAAATATTTAGCAGCAGGATTACACATAGGAACACAGCAGAAAACCAAGGATATGGAACGTTACATATACCGTGTGCGTGCCGACGGACTCTACGTCCTGGATGTGCGAAAAACCAACGACCGGATCGTTTCCGCCGCCAAATTCCTGGCCAAATTCGACCCAGAAGACATACTGGCTGTTTCAACCCGACAGTACGGTCAAACCCCGGTGCGCAGATTCGGAGAACTCACCGGATCCCAGACCATCCCTGGAAGGTTCATACCCGGAACATTAACCAACCCTAACTACGCTAAATTCCTAGAACCCAAAGTTTTAATGGTAACCGACCCCAGAAGCGACTCACAGGCTATAATCGAAGCAAAACAGAACGGAATACCTGTAGTGGCTCTATGTGATACTGAAAACCTACTGGGTAACGTGGACATAGTCATACCAGTAAACAACAAAGGAAGAAAAGCCATAGCATTGGTATACTGGTTACTGGCCAGGCAGATCCTGAGGGAACGAGAAGTACTCGCCCCAGAAGAAGACCTGGACATACCCCCATCAGAATTCGAACTCAAAATATAA
- a CDS encoding 30S ribosomal protein S9, whose amino-acid sequence MKKVIHTSGKRKTAIARGKFREGKGRIRVNKKPVELYDPELARLKINEPLTLAGDLINQVDIDVKVIGGGVMGQAEAARMVIAKGLVQWTGDMELKEKFNQYDRTMLVGDPRRSEPKKYGGPGARARRQKSYR is encoded by the coding sequence ATGAAGAAAGTTATTCACACCAGTGGAAAAAGAAAAACCGCCATTGCCCGGGGCAAATTCAGAGAAGGCAAGGGACGTATCCGCGTAAACAAAAAACCAGTGGAACTATACGACCCAGAACTGGCTCGACTGAAAATCAACGAACCACTAACCCTGGCCGGAGACCTGATTAACCAGGTGGACATAGATGTTAAAGTAATAGGTGGCGGAGTAATGGGACAGGCTGAAGCCGCCCGTATGGTAATTGCCAAAGGTCTGGTGCAATGGACTGGTGACATGGAACTCAAAGAAAAGTTCAACCAGTACGACCGTACCATGCTAGTAGGAGACCCCCGAAGATCAGAACCTAAAAAATACGGTGGTCCCGGGGCCCGAGCCCGCAGGCAGAAGAGTTACCGATAA
- a CDS encoding DNA-directed RNA polymerase subunit K: MARKKLTRFEKARIIGARALQLSMGAKPMVDVTPDLDPIDIATMELKKNVLPLDVRTM; the protein is encoded by the coding sequence ATGGCAAGAAAAAAATTAACACGTTTTGAAAAGGCCAGAATAATCGGTGCCCGAGCATTACAACTTTCCATGGGAGCAAAACCAATGGTGGATGTAACCCCTGATCTGGACCCAATAGACATCGCCACTATGGAGCTAAAAAAGAATGTGCTCCCCCTCGATGTTCGCACCATGTAA
- a CDS encoding 30S ribosomal protein S4: MGHPRKARKKYDTPSHPWNADRIKQENKLVQKYGLKNKKEVWKAETMVKNYRRDARELLGMSSEHNAQERQQLLGHLTRYAILPESAKLEDVLNLTVEDVLRRRLQTVVHRKGLAYTAKEARVFVVHGHIAMNNKKIDSPSYLVKRGEEEQIGYYPGSPVIKLKIPENPKKEKPKKERPKRDSYRGRGRRNRR; encoded by the coding sequence ATGGGACATCCAAGAAAGGCAAGGAAAAAGTACGATACACCTTCACACCCCTGGAATGCAGACCGCATAAAACAGGAGAACAAATTGGTACAAAAATACGGTTTGAAAAACAAAAAAGAAGTTTGGAAAGCCGAAACCATGGTTAAAAATTACAGGAGAGACGCCAGGGAATTACTGGGTATGAGCAGTGAACACAATGCTCAGGAAAGACAACAGCTCCTGGGACACCTGACCCGATACGCCATACTACCAGAAAGCGCTAAACTGGAAGATGTTTTAAACCTCACCGTGGAAGACGTCCTGCGCCGCCGACTACAGACTGTGGTCCACCGGAAAGGACTGGCCTACACCGCCAAAGAAGCACGGGTATTCGTGGTACACGGACACATAGCCATGAACAACAAGAAAATAGACTCTCCCAGCTACCTGGTGAAAAGGGGAGAAGAAGAACAGATAGGATACTATCCTGGTTCACCAGTTATAAAACTCAAAATCCCTGAAAATCCTAAAAAGGAAAAACCAAAAAAGGAAAGACCAAAAAGGGATTCATATCGAGGAAGAGGAAGGAGAAATAGGAGATAA
- the eno gene encoding phosphopyruvate hydratase — MDSVIEDIRVRKILDSRGNPTLEVDVITWNGFGRAAAPSGASTGVREVVSFPTGGVDGIIEEVEDIISAELIGMDAEDLQEIDLVLKEIDGTENLSAIGGNTTVAVSMAVAKAAAASYNLPLYRFLGGNMPSALPFPLGNMINGGAHAGKNAPDIQEFLVLPVGADNITEAVFTNVAVHRRIREKIAAKDPLFTGGKGDEGGWAPNLTNQEALEIQATSCAEISDETGVLVKPCLDMAASEFWDADAEKYVYAKEGVKRNTGEQVDYVNDIINTYGMFYVEDPIREGDFSGFSELTQKAGKNALICGDDLFVTNAEILAEGIEKSAGNSIIIKPNQIGTLSDTYATVNLARTNQYVPVVSHRSGETTDETIAHLAVAWSCPIIKTGAVGGERIAKLNELIRIEEEMSNPEMAEIKW; from the coding sequence ATGGATAGTGTTATTGAAGACATCCGGGTTAGAAAAATTTTAGATAGCAGAGGAAACCCCACCCTGGAAGTGGATGTAATCACCTGGAACGGATTCGGAAGAGCAGCCGCCCCTAGCGGTGCCAGTACCGGAGTCCGCGAAGTGGTCTCATTCCCCACCGGAGGGGTAGATGGTATTATAGAAGAAGTAGAGGACATAATCTCCGCAGAACTCATAGGCATGGATGCTGAAGACCTGCAGGAGATAGACCTGGTTCTAAAGGAAATAGATGGAACAGAAAACCTGTCCGCCATTGGAGGTAACACCACCGTGGCTGTATCCATGGCTGTGGCCAAAGCCGCCGCAGCATCCTACAACCTGCCCCTCTACCGGTTCCTGGGAGGGAACATGCCTTCGGCCCTACCCTTCCCCCTGGGAAACATGATCAACGGAGGAGCACACGCAGGTAAAAATGCCCCGGACATCCAGGAATTCCTGGTTCTGCCGGTGGGAGCCGACAACATAACCGAGGCCGTGTTCACCAACGTGGCTGTCCACCGAAGGATAAGAGAAAAAATCGCCGCCAAGGACCCCCTCTTCACTGGAGGAAAAGGAGACGAAGGAGGATGGGCACCCAACCTCACCAACCAGGAAGCACTGGAAATCCAGGCAACTTCCTGTGCCGAAATCTCTGACGAAACCGGGGTACTGGTGAAACCCTGTCTGGACATGGCTGCCAGTGAATTCTGGGATGCCGATGCCGAAAAATATGTTTACGCCAAAGAAGGAGTTAAAAGGAACACCGGAGAACAGGTGGACTATGTCAACGACATCATAAACACCTACGGAATGTTCTACGTGGAAGACCCCATACGAGAAGGAGACTTTTCAGGCTTCTCTGAACTAACTCAGAAGGCCGGTAAAAACGCTCTCATCTGTGGAGACGACCTCTTCGTAACCAACGCCGAAATACTGGCAGAAGGGATAGAAAAATCCGCAGGAAACTCCATAATTATCAAACCCAACCAGATCGGAACCCTCAGTGACACCTACGCTACGGTGAACCTGGCCCGTACCAACCAGTACGTGCCGGTGGTATCCCACCGATCCGGAGAAACCACTGATGAAACCATTGCCCACCTGGCAGTGGCCTGGAGCTGCCCCATAATCAAGACCGGAGCAGTGGGTGGAGAAAGAATAGCCAAACTCAACGAACTCATTCGTATAGAAGAGGAAATGAGCAACCCGGAAATGGCTGAAATTAAATGGTAA
- a CDS encoding 50S ribosomal protein L18e: MKTNPQINQLIRILKEKARQEEAPLWKDLARRLEKPTRRQAEVNLSSINRNTAEDEIVLVPGKVLGSGALDHKVQVAALDFSQQAAEKIVDAGGKCLDITLLLEENPKGSGVRIIQ; the protein is encoded by the coding sequence ATGAAAACTAACCCCCAAATTAATCAACTCATTAGGATCCTTAAAGAAAAAGCCCGCCAGGAAGAAGCACCCCTCTGGAAGGACCTGGCACGCAGGCTAGAAAAACCCACCCGAAGACAGGCAGAGGTTAACCTTTCCAGCATAAACCGAAATACGGCAGAAGATGAAATCGTACTGGTACCGGGAAAAGTACTGGGCAGCGGAGCACTGGACCATAAAGTCCAGGTAGCAGCACTGGACTTCTCTCAGCAAGCAGCCGAAAAAATAGTAGATGCCGGTGGAAAATGCCTGGACATCACCCTTCTCCTGGAAGAAAATCCCAAGGGAAGCGGAGTTAGAATTATCCAATAA
- a CDS encoding 30S ribosomal protein S11, translating into MAEKAKEKWGVANVFSSFNNTIITITDVTGAETISQWSGGKVVRADRQESSPFAAMEAATRAADDVKEKGIVGLHIKVRAPGGNGPRSPGPGAQATIRALARAGIKIGKIEDVTPIPHDGTGRPGGKRGRRV; encoded by the coding sequence ATGGCAGAAAAAGCAAAAGAAAAATGGGGAGTAGCCAACGTGTTCTCTTCCTTCAACAACACCATCATCACCATCACCGATGTTACCGGAGCAGAAACCATCAGCCAATGGTCTGGTGGTAAAGTAGTCCGCGCCGACAGACAGGAATCATCACCATTCGCCGCAATGGAAGCCGCCACCCGCGCAGCCGATGATGTTAAGGAAAAAGGAATTGTAGGCCTGCACATTAAAGTGCGAGCCCCTGGTGGAAACGGACCACGCTCACCTGGACCTGGAGCACAGGCCACCATCCGAGCCCTGGCCCGTGCCGGAATTAAGATCGGAAAAATTGAAGATGTAACACCCATACCCCACGATGGTACTGGACGACCCGGTGGTAAAAGGGGTAGAAGGGTATAA
- a CDS encoding RNA-guided pseudouridylation complex pseudouridine synthase subunit Cbf5, which produces MAELLQKAYGETDPHYGSIPEERPLEEHLSKGIINLDKPSGPTSHEIDAWVKRILKLDKTGHGGTLDPRVTGVLPIGLDTATRSIQLLLEAPKEYVCLMRLHEDVGEAKIRDILGEFTGKIFQTPPMRSAVKRELRVRTIYYVNILEIDGQDALFRIGCEAGTYIRKYCHDIGEALGVGAHMAELRRTRVGDFQEDDTLKTLQDVTDAYHYWIEDGDEAPLRECVLPMERAASHLKKIVVRDSAIDAVCHGADLAAGGILQLSEGIKRKDTLAIMTLKGELVAAGEALATTTEIDQADKGIMVNIKKVFMEPGTYPMMWK; this is translated from the coding sequence ATGGCAGAACTCCTCCAGAAAGCCTACGGGGAAACAGATCCCCACTACGGATCGATTCCCGAAGAACGACCCCTTGAGGAGCACCTGTCCAAGGGTATCATTAACCTGGATAAACCCTCCGGACCCACATCCCACGAAATCGATGCCTGGGTCAAAAGAATCCTTAAACTGGATAAAACTGGTCACGGTGGGACCCTGGATCCCAGGGTCACCGGTGTGCTTCCCATAGGACTGGACACCGCCACCCGATCCATACAATTACTCCTGGAAGCACCCAAAGAATACGTGTGTCTGATGCGCCTCCACGAAGATGTGGGAGAAGCAAAGATACGGGACATTCTAGGAGAATTCACCGGTAAAATCTTCCAGACACCACCCATGCGTTCAGCAGTTAAACGGGAACTCCGGGTGCGGACCATCTACTACGTAAACATCTTGGAGATAGATGGCCAGGATGCCCTGTTCCGTATTGGCTGTGAAGCCGGGACCTACATCCGTAAGTACTGCCACGATATTGGTGAAGCACTGGGAGTAGGAGCCCATATGGCTGAACTACGCCGAACAAGGGTGGGTGACTTTCAGGAAGATGACACTCTGAAAACACTGCAGGATGTCACCGATGCCTACCACTACTGGATAGAAGATGGTGACGAAGCACCCCTCCGGGAGTGCGTGCTACCCATGGAAAGGGCAGCCAGCCACCTTAAAAAGATTGTGGTAAGGGATTCCGCCATAGACGCAGTGTGCCACGGTGCAGACCTGGCCGCTGGTGGAATACTACAACTCAGTGAAGGTATAAAACGCAAAGATACCCTGGCCATCATGACCCTCAAGGGTGAACTGGTGGCTGCTGGTGAGGCACTGGCCACCACCACAGAAATTGACCAGGCAGATAAGGGCATCATGGTCAACATAAAAAAGGTTTTTATGGAACCAGGAACATACCCTATGATGTGGAAGTAA
- a CDS encoding DNA-directed RNA polymerase subunit N has protein sequence MIPVRCLSCGKVVSAYFEDYQKRVEMGEDPKEVLDDLGITRYCCRRMFIAHVEVW, from the coding sequence ATGATTCCAGTAAGATGTTTGAGCTGTGGTAAGGTAGTATCAGCCTACTTTGAAGATTACCAGAAAAGGGTGGAAATGGGAGAGGATCCCAAGGAAGTCCTGGATGATCTGGGAATCACACGATACTGTTGCCGGAGAATGTTCATCGCACATGTAGAAGTTTGGTAG
- a CDS encoding EMC3/TMCO1 family protein: MAFEFITQPIFGAVDFVFLPLINMFGPMIGVFLISAIVAFFITLANKLLVDQDRLQFLQKEMKGFQQEMMAAQKSGDPKAMAEAQKKQAEFMDLQKEMMTNSFKPMIVTMIPILFIFWWMSAEPAISKLVIELPSFVFYVLLVPLFHMFYHQSPGVPYMAIEWLGWYILCSFGMSLLFRKFMGLKTGNI; the protein is encoded by the coding sequence ATGGCATTTGAATTTATAACTCAACCGATATTTGGAGCAGTGGACTTTGTGTTCCTGCCCCTGATTAACATGTTTGGCCCCATGATTGGTGTGTTCCTGATATCCGCTATAGTGGCCTTCTTCATAACTCTGGCCAATAAATTACTGGTGGATCAGGACAGGTTGCAGTTTTTACAGAAGGAAATGAAGGGCTTCCAGCAGGAAATGATGGCTGCCCAGAAATCGGGTGATCCTAAAGCAATGGCAGAAGCTCAAAAGAAACAGGCTGAATTCATGGATTTACAGAAGGAAATGATGACTAACTCCTTCAAACCCATGATCGTTACCATGATACCCATCCTGTTCATCTTCTGGTGGATGTCAGCAGAACCAGCCATAAGCAAGTTAGTGATAGAATTACCATCATTCGTATTCTACGTGCTACTGGTACCACTATTCCACATGTTCTACCACCAGTCACCAGGAGTGCCCTACATGGCCATTGAATGGCTGGGATGGTACATACTCTGCTCATTCGGTATGTCCCTGCTCTTTAGAAAATTCATGGGACTGAAAACTGGTAACATATAA
- a CDS encoding 50S ribosomal protein L34e has protein sequence MPALRYRSRTYKRTFRRTPGGKTVLHYKKKKPKKHHCAECGKLLHGVPRGRPYQIRKLSKSKKRPNRPFGGYLCPECTRRFYKEQARSLGQSPE, from the coding sequence ATGCCAGCATTAAGATACAGATCACGAACATACAAAAGAACCTTCCGCAGGACCCCTGGAGGAAAAACTGTCCTCCACTACAAGAAGAAAAAACCAAAAAAGCACCACTGTGCTGAATGTGGTAAACTCTTACACGGGGTTCCCCGAGGAAGACCATACCAAATAAGAAAACTATCCAAATCCAAGAAAAGACCAAACCGACCATTTGGCGGTTACCTGTGTCCCGAGTGTACCCGCCGGTTCTACAAAGAACAGGCCCGGAGCCTGGGTCAATCCCCAGAATAG
- a CDS encoding 30S ribosomal protein S13: MEDDFKHMVRIARRDVNGNKTIINALTDIKGLGKALSGAICTTMEFDPHQKIGTLSDEEVLRLEEAVKNPQNGKIPEWMLNRRNDYETGETTHLIESDLVMRLRDDLNRMKKTRSYKGRRHEVGLPVRGQRTKSTFRKGSSVGVRRRRRG, from the coding sequence ATGGAAGACGATTTCAAACATATGGTCCGGATCGCCCGTAGAGACGTAAACGGGAACAAGACCATAATAAACGCCCTAACTGATATAAAGGGATTGGGCAAGGCTTTATCTGGTGCCATCTGCACCACCATGGAGTTTGATCCCCACCAGAAAATAGGAACTCTATCAGATGAAGAAGTCCTACGCCTTGAAGAAGCCGTTAAGAATCCGCAAAACGGCAAAATACCTGAATGGATGCTCAACCGTCGTAACGACTATGAAACCGGTGAAACCACCCACCTCATAGAATCCGACCTGGTTATGCGCCTCCGGGATGACCTCAACCGTATGAAGAAAACCCGAAGTTACAAGGGACGAAGACACGAAGTTGGACTACCAGTCCGAGGTCAGAGAACTAAATCCACATTCCGTAAAGGAAGCTCCGTTGGAGTTAGAAGGAGAAGAAGAGGATAA
- the cmk gene encoding (d)CMP kinase, which produces MIITIGGPAGSGTSTTTKLLSEKTGIPYISAGDVFRQMAAERDMDILEFSKFAEGNTEIDQEIDQRQARIASESEDLIVEGRLSAHFVDADLKVWCNAPLDIRAERISQRENKPVDVAREEIITREESEAQRYLEIHQIDINNMDVYDIVINTHAFKADSVAEIIVKVTEVIRCQQ; this is translated from the coding sequence ATGATCATAACCATCGGCGGACCAGCTGGAAGTGGAACCAGTACCACCACCAAACTGCTATCTGAAAAAACCGGAATCCCCTACATATCAGCGGGGGATGTATTCCGACAGATGGCTGCAGAAAGGGACATGGATATACTGGAGTTCAGTAAATTCGCCGAAGGAAACACCGAAATTGACCAGGAAATAGACCAGAGACAGGCCAGAATAGCCTCAGAAAGTGAAGATCTCATTGTGGAAGGCCGTCTTTCAGCCCACTTCGTAGATGCGGATTTGAAGGTATGGTGCAATGCCCCCCTGGATATCCGTGCGGAACGGATCAGTCAACGGGAGAACAAACCAGTTGATGTAGCTAGGGAAGAGATAATAACCCGAGAAGAGAGCGAGGCCCAACGGTACCTGGAAATTCACCAGATAGACATTAATAACATGGATGTCTACGACATTGTAATTAACACTCACGCCTTTAAGGCGGATAGCGTCGCTGAAATCATAGTAAAAGTAACTGAGGTGATCAGATGCCAGCAATAG
- a CDS encoding 50S ribosomal protein L14e produces MPAIEVGRICMKISGREAGEKCVIVEIIDDKFVEVVGSNVKNRRCNVKHLEPLDQVMEIKSENPDEIVKELEAAI; encoded by the coding sequence ATGCCAGCAATAGAAGTTGGAAGAATTTGTATGAAAATCTCCGGAAGAGAAGCCGGTGAAAAATGTGTAATAGTCGAGATCATAGATGATAAATTTGTAGAAGTTGTGGGAAGTAACGTTAAAAACCGCAGATGCAACGTCAAACACCTGGAACCACTGGACCAGGTAATGGAAATTAAAAGTGAAAACCCCGACGAAATAGTAAAGGAATTAGAAGCTGCCATTTAA
- a CDS encoding 50S ribosomal protein L13, with translation MIIDGEGLVLGRLASSVSKKLLAGERVTVLNAEKIIISGNKEWAYAKYKQRIDRASISNPRKMGPKYPRRPDDIFRRTVRGMLPHKQHKGREALKGLRVHVGIPSEFESEEITQLKEAQPRNIPKSVELGTISQLLGAKF, from the coding sequence ATGATTATAGATGGAGAAGGACTCGTTCTAGGAAGACTGGCCAGTTCAGTCAGTAAGAAACTTCTCGCCGGGGAACGGGTAACTGTATTGAATGCAGAAAAGATTATAATATCAGGTAACAAGGAATGGGCCTATGCTAAATACAAACAAAGAATAGACCGGGCCAGCATATCCAACCCTCGTAAAATGGGACCAAAATACCCTCGCCGACCTGATGATATCTTCCGCCGAACTGTAAGGGGAATGTTACCCCACAAACAGCACAAAGGAAGGGAAGCACTGAAAGGCCTGCGAGTACACGTGGGAATACCCTCTGAATTTGAATCAGAAGAAATCACCCAGTTAAAAGAAGCACAGCCCAGAAACATTCCTAAATCTGTGGAACTGGGAACAATATCCCAATTACTGGGAGCAAAATTCTAA